A part of Lactobacillus sp. ESL0700 genomic DNA contains:
- a CDS encoding P1 family peptidase: protein MGLNKPLLNALSDAKRGPQNLITDVAGITVGHKTLKTDRLNTGVTVIKPCQDNIFRKKMPAAVHVINGFGKSTGIVQINELGTLETPIVLTNTLSVGTAYTALVKHMLKENPEIGTTTGSVNPVVMECNDSSINHIRDLGVTEDDVNDAFAAADTTFAEGPVGSGTGMRCYQLKGGIGSASRQVTIDGHLFTMGALVMSNFGSLKDLTIYGKNIGQKFDQKRESKEKGSIITIIATDIPFNSRQLKRIARRSSVGITRSGSFTGNGSGEITLAFSTANRVSHFPETELSSIQAITDDKIDRYFRITVDIVNEAILSSLAHGRTFINCDGKPVYGLPDALNELGNDPDAIKLKQQLGL from the coding sequence ATGGGACTTAATAAACCACTTTTAAATGCACTTAGCGACGCCAAGAGAGGTCCGCAAAATTTAATTACCGATGTTGCTGGTATTACTGTAGGTCACAAGACACTAAAGACTGACCGGTTGAACACGGGGGTAACAGTAATTAAACCTTGCCAAGACAATATTTTTAGGAAAAAAATGCCTGCAGCTGTACACGTGATTAATGGCTTTGGCAAAAGTACTGGTATTGTGCAAATCAATGAGCTAGGGACATTAGAAACACCAATTGTTTTAACTAATACTCTCAGTGTTGGGACTGCCTACACTGCTCTAGTTAAGCACATGCTTAAGGAAAATCCTGAAATCGGTACTACCACTGGTAGTGTTAATCCAGTAGTCATGGAATGTAACGATAGTAGCATTAATCATATTCGTGATTTAGGTGTGACAGAAGATGACGTTAACGATGCCTTTGCGGCAGCCGACACAACTTTTGCAGAAGGACCCGTTGGCAGCGGTACTGGCATGCGTTGCTATCAATTAAAAGGCGGCATTGGCTCGGCTTCAAGACAAGTGACAATTGATGGGCATTTATTCACAATGGGTGCATTGGTAATGTCAAACTTTGGTTCACTTAAAGATTTAACGATTTATGGTAAAAATATTGGTCAAAAATTTGACCAAAAACGCGAGTCGAAGGAAAAAGGCAGTATTATCACAATTATCGCTACCGACATTCCGTTTAATTCTCGGCAGTTAAAGCGAATTGCACGCCGTTCAAGCGTAGGTATTACCCGCAGTGGCTCCTTCACCGGTAACGGTAGCGGCGAAATCACTCTTGCCTTTTCAACAGCCAATCGTGTGAGTCACTTCCCAGAAACAGAGTTAAGCTCGATTCAAGCAATCACCGATGACAAGATTGACCGCTACTTCCGAATTACTGTTGACATTGTTAACGAAGCCATTCTTAGTTCGTTAGCCCACGGCAGAACTTTCATTAATTGCGATGGCAAACCTGTTTACGGCTTACCAGATGCGTTAAACGAGTTGGGCAATGACCCAGATGCAATCAAGTTGAAGCAGCAATTGGGACTTTAA
- a CDS encoding histidine phosphatase family protein yields the protein MKKWLKTLISFVSVITLFLVGANVTEAKSNKAANKPVTIYLARHGETTANVMHLAQGWSDFTLTDNGVKGAQYLGLGLKGVKFRAAYSGDLTRQEKTAQGALDYSGNKKIKLQIDPRLRECNYGSYEGRQDIGKNVPEIAEYYGYKDVADFQAKTGKLFQNKMQDGYYALDKANKLNTTLPEQYRAEQSTTVQKRMTAVLTAIAKKQQKKGGNVLVVSSGMAINMFLSAQDYPEYQGVGIANDAVTKLVYKNGKFKLAGPVGDLKYFNAGKKAADK from the coding sequence ATGAAAAAATGGCTCAAAACACTTATTTCATTTGTTAGCGTAATTACTTTGTTTTTAGTTGGTGCAAATGTGACCGAAGCTAAAAGCAATAAAGCAGCTAATAAGCCAGTAACAATCTATTTGGCACGGCATGGAGAAACCACGGCTAATGTAATGCACCTTGCTCAAGGCTGGAGTGATTTCACTTTGACTGATAATGGTGTTAAAGGTGCACAATACCTTGGCTTAGGCTTAAAAGGAGTTAAATTTAGAGCAGCATATTCTGGTGATTTAACTCGTCAAGAAAAGACGGCACAAGGTGCTTTGGATTATTCTGGCAATAAGAAGATTAAATTACAGATTGATCCACGTTTGCGCGAATGTAACTATGGTAGTTATGAAGGTAGACAGGATATTGGCAAGAATGTCCCAGAAATCGCAGAGTACTATGGTTATAAGGATGTAGCTGACTTCCAAGCAAAAACAGGCAAATTGTTCCAAAACAAGATGCAAGATGGTTATTATGCTTTAGACAAGGCTAATAAATTGAACACGACTTTGCCAGAACAATATCGCGCTGAGCAATCAACAACTGTTCAAAAGCGAATGACAGCCGTATTGACTGCAATTGCTAAGAAACAACAAAAGAAGGGCGGCAATGTTCTTGTAGTTAGTTCAGGGATGGCGATTAATATGTTCTTGTCAGCTCAAGACTACCCAGAATACCAAGGCGTTGGTATAGCTAATGATGCTGTTACTAAATTAGTTTACAAAAATGGTAAATTTAAATTAGCAGGACCTGTTGGCGATTTGAAGTATTTCAACGCTGGTAAAAAAGCAGCAGATAAGTAA
- a CDS encoding PRD domain-containing protein: protein MKFVKNFNNNAALVSDKSGVDWVVIGNGIGFGKKAGAEIDESKISRRFVAVEKNIELANSISDIDTRTLALTTEVIQIASEKLQTKFSDYQYFALADHIDFLLKRADEGIDLGQETVRWEIRKLFPKEYDVALSAIKLIESKTDMTLPRSEAVYLTYHFINAGSDQTKLQDTIKITKLIRGVIAIIEYQYGMQLDTESFNFNRFMTHLRAFMVRHICGINDDESGSELDRSLLELMKAKYQTAYETVLKIGTYLQKQAGWQLQPDDQVYLTLHVWRVTHRQNSSNSDDETELTTDK, encoded by the coding sequence GTGAAATTTGTCAAGAATTTTAATAACAATGCTGCTTTAGTGTCTGATAAGTCCGGTGTTGACTGGGTGGTAATCGGCAACGGGATCGGCTTTGGTAAAAAAGCTGGCGCTGAAATTGACGAGAGCAAGATTAGCCGCCGGTTTGTCGCAGTTGAGAAGAATATTGAGTTGGCCAATAGTATTAGTGATATTGATACGCGTACATTAGCACTGACAACTGAGGTCATTCAGATTGCTTCGGAGAAACTGCAGACCAAGTTTTCTGATTATCAATATTTTGCGCTGGCTGATCATATCGACTTTTTGCTTAAAAGAGCTGATGAAGGCATTGACTTAGGACAAGAAACGGTCCGGTGGGAGATTCGTAAATTATTTCCTAAAGAGTATGATGTTGCTCTATCGGCGATTAAGTTGATTGAAAGTAAGACAGACATGACTTTACCACGCAGTGAAGCTGTTTATCTGACATATCACTTTATTAATGCTGGCTCTGATCAAACTAAGCTGCAGGATACGATTAAGATTACTAAATTAATCCGTGGTGTGATTGCCATTATTGAATATCAATATGGGATGCAGCTTGACACGGAATCATTTAATTTTAACCGCTTCATGACCCACTTAAGGGCCTTTATGGTTCGCCATATTTGCGGCATTAATGATGATGAAAGTGGCAGTGAGCTTGATCGGTCGCTATTGGAATTAATGAAGGCAAAGTATCAGACAGCTTATGAAACAGTCTTAAAGATTGGTACTTATTTACAAAAGCAAGCTGGTTGGCAGTTGCAGCCCGATGATCAGGTTTATCTGACTCTGCATGTCTGGCGGGTAACGCACAGACAGAATAGTTCAAATTCTGATGACGAGACTGAGCTGACAACTGACAAATAA
- a CDS encoding sugar ABC transporter permease: protein MFKKKKHLAPAATFHEVWSKGSIATKLSFFLMGSNALENKQWVKGISLLISEIAFFIWLIFGGISAMSILTSLGPDKTKKVVFDKAQGVYITKQPSNSVLILLFGLLSIFICVGMIYLYIVNLRSTRKNYVLKRDNEHILTNKEELANLLDSRLHDTLMAFPIIGILSFTVLPTVFMISMAFTNYDRQHPIAFSWTGFQAFGNVISGDLSGTFFPVLGWTLVWAVAATFTTFFFGVLLALLIESKGIKFKGVWRTIFVIVWAVPQFVSLLMMAQFLDYQGALNGILMNIGWIAHPIHFIDNQASPLVARITVIVVNMWIGIPVSMLISTAIIQNLPTDQIEAAKIDGANAIQVFKSITFPQILFVMAPSLIQQFIGNINNFNVIFLLTGGAPMNNNYNGAGSTDLLVTWLYNLTFGQEQKYNASAVLGILIFIISAVFSLIAYRHTNAYKEG, encoded by the coding sequence ATGTTTAAAAAGAAAAAACATCTGGCTCCTGCAGCAACTTTTCACGAAGTGTGGTCGAAAGGTAGCATTGCTACTAAGCTTTCGTTTTTCCTTATGGGTTCCAATGCCTTGGAAAATAAGCAATGGGTCAAAGGAATATCGTTATTGATTTCTGAAATAGCCTTTTTCATTTGGCTAATCTTTGGTGGAATCTCAGCAATGAGTATTTTAACAAGTTTGGGTCCAGATAAGACTAAAAAGGTTGTCTTTGATAAAGCACAGGGAGTGTATATTACTAAACAACCTTCAAATTCAGTCTTAATTTTATTGTTTGGACTATTGTCAATTTTTATTTGTGTTGGGATGATTTATTTATATATAGTTAACTTGCGCTCAACTAGGAAAAACTATGTTTTAAAAAGAGATAATGAACACATTTTAACTAATAAAGAAGAGCTAGCTAACCTGCTTGATTCGCGCTTGCATGATACCTTGATGGCTTTTCCGATTATTGGTATTTTGAGTTTTACAGTGCTTCCTACTGTGTTTATGATTTCAATGGCTTTTACTAATTATGATCGTCAACATCCGATTGCTTTTTCTTGGACTGGTTTCCAAGCATTTGGCAATGTTATCAGTGGGGATTTATCAGGGACATTTTTCCCAGTATTAGGTTGGACGTTAGTTTGGGCAGTAGCTGCAACTTTTACCACTTTCTTTTTTGGTGTTTTGCTAGCTTTGTTAATTGAATCTAAAGGAATTAAATTTAAAGGAGTCTGGCGAACAATTTTTGTAATTGTTTGGGCAGTACCACAATTTGTTTCTTTATTGATGATGGCGCAGTTTTTGGATTATCAAGGTGCACTCAATGGTATTTTGATGAATATTGGTTGGATTGCGCATCCAATTCATTTTATTGATAATCAGGCTTCACCGTTAGTTGCACGAATTACTGTTATTGTGGTTAATATGTGGATTGGTATTCCCGTATCAATGCTCATTTCAACTGCAATTATTCAGAACTTGCCAACTGACCAAATTGAAGCTGCTAAGATTGACGGTGCGAATGCAATTCAGGTCTTCAAGTCAATCACATTCCCACAGATTTTGTTTGTGATGGCGCCATCATTAATCCAACAGTTCATTGGTAACATCAACAACTTTAACGTTATCTTCTTGTTAACTGGTGGTGCACCAATGAATAATAATTACAATGGTGCTGGGTCAACTGACTTGCTGGTTACCTGGCTTTACAATTTGACCTTTGGTCAAGAGCAAAAGTACAACGCATCTGCAGTTTTAGGTATCCTAATCTTTATTATCAGTGCGGTCTTCTCATTGATTGCGTATCGGCATACTAATGCTTACAAGGAGGGCTAA
- a CDS encoding O-acetyl-ADP-ribose deacetylase yields MATIKIIQADITTLKVDAIVNAANKTLLGGLGVDGAIHKAAGPELLEECRTLHGCETGQAKITKGYHLPAKFVIHTVGPIYSGRASDDSFLRACYINCLDLAKEYHLHSIAFPAISTGAYGFPARRAAMIAFRTVNSWLQKNASYNIEVIMCAFDEKTAALYQTQI; encoded by the coding sequence ATGGCAACAATTAAAATTATTCAAGCTGACATTACTACGTTAAAAGTTGATGCGATTGTTAATGCAGCCAACAAGACTTTACTAGGTGGATTAGGTGTTGATGGTGCAATTCACAAGGCTGCTGGACCGGAATTACTTGAAGAATGTCGTACTTTGCATGGCTGCGAAACGGGTCAGGCTAAAATAACTAAGGGTTATCATTTACCAGCTAAATTTGTGATTCATACAGTTGGCCCGATTTACTCGGGACGGGCAAGTGATGATTCGTTTTTGCGCGCCTGTTATATTAATTGTCTTGATTTAGCTAAAGAATATCATTTGCACAGTATTGCTTTCCCAGCAATTTCAACGGGTGCTTACGGCTTTCCAGCGCGGCGAGCGGCGATGATTGCTTTTAGAACGGTAAACAGTTGGCTGCAAAAGAATGCATCATATAATATTGAAGTGATAATGTGTGCATTCGATGAAAAAACGGCTGCACTTTATCAAACGCAAATATAA
- a CDS encoding sugar ABC transporter permease yields MKSYQNQRRLSLIFRYLLLTILAVVWILPIVWIILASFSYNDTGFVSTFWPEQFTLQNYIGIFNNPQYPLVNWIINTLVISIFSMIISTFLTISVAYVLSRLRFSFRKPFMQIALVLGMFPGFMSMIALYYILKGLNMLNLGGLLLVYVGGAGLGFYVAKGFFDTIPFSIDEAAEIDGATKWQIFTHIDLPLAKPMIVYTALTAFIGPWTDFIFSGIILSTSGNPKNYTIAYGLYNMVHNSKGNATAYFAEFVAGCVIIAIPITILFIFMQKFYVNGITAGAEKG; encoded by the coding sequence ATGAAATCTTATCAAAATCAAAGACGCCTTTCGCTAATTTTCCGTTATTTACTATTAACAATTTTAGCTGTTGTGTGGATTTTGCCGATTGTTTGGATTATTTTGGCTAGCTTTTCATACAATGATACCGGATTTGTTTCAACTTTTTGGCCAGAGCAATTTACATTGCAAAATTACATTGGCATCTTTAATAATCCACAATATCCGTTAGTTAATTGGATTATTAATACGCTGGTTATTTCCATTTTTTCGATGATTATTTCCACATTCTTGACAATTTCTGTAGCTTACGTTTTGTCACGTCTACGCTTTTCATTTAGAAAGCCATTCATGCAGATCGCTTTGGTATTAGGGATGTTCCCAGGCTTCATGTCAATGATTGCTCTCTACTATATTTTGAAGGGCTTGAACATGTTAAACTTGGGCGGCCTGCTGCTGGTCTATGTCGGTGGTGCCGGCTTGGGCTTCTACGTTGCTAAAGGTTTCTTTGATACCATACCGTTTTCGATTGATGAAGCTGCGGAAATTGATGGTGCAACCAAATGGCAAATTTTTACTCATATTGATTTGCCATTAGCTAAACCGATGATTGTTTATACAGCTTTGACCGCTTTTATCGGTCCGTGGACTGACTTCATTTTCTCAGGTATCATCTTATCAACCTCAGGTAACCCGAAGAATTACACTATTGCCTATGGTTTGTACAATATGGTACATAATTCTAAGGGTAATGCCACAGCATACTTTGCGGAATTTGTGGCAGGATGTGTAATTATTGCAATTCCGATTACAATTTTATTTATCTTTATGCAAAAATTCTACGTCAACGGGATTACCGCTGGTGCAGAAAAAGGATAA
- a CDS encoding beta-glucoside-specific PTS transporter subunit IIABC, producing the protein MAYEDLSQKIIANVGGKDNVASVVHCTTRLRFKLKDEKKANDAAMKATDGVISLVKSGGQYQVVIGNNVAAVYDTLIKVGGFSDGGTVADDYVDTSNMSLADKFIDMISSIFTPMLGPMCAAGMIKGFNAMFLAFGWVAQTSGTYIVLNAIGDCLFYFLPVILGITAGKKFGVGEYMGATIGAALCYPTIVAMASSKTALYTLFKGTFIQSPVHMTFLGIPVISMNYTSSVIPIIIAVWFASKVQKVAKKVIPDVVKTFLVPFAVLLITIPITFIVIGPVATWLGDAIATLMNAVYTFSPILAGILMGAFWQVFVIFGVHWGFVATMMTNIAALGYDPILVLSLAASFAQTGVVGAIIFQTKNEKTRSLAIPAFVSGIFGVTEPAIYGVTLPRKKPFIISCIAAAIGGGIIGGVGAKCFIMAGMGVFSIPDAIGKNGVDGTVYGLMMAMAIATVLGFVLQMLFGKKSVDAPLDGEPVPAGVATAENNANSEVKTIAADVEAKDEAPKVDVTPEDVVAPLAGEVVDLKDIKDQVFSSGAMGQGVAIEPSDGKVCSPVDGTVAMVFPTGHAIGLKSDNGAEVMIHIGMDTVELDGKGFKTLVKKNQTVKAGEPLIEFDIDAIKKAGYVVTTPVIVTNSKDYNEVKVIADGQVKIADKLLALK; encoded by the coding sequence ATGGCTTACGAAGATTTAAGTCAAAAGATTATTGCCAATGTCGGCGGTAAAGACAATGTTGCTAGCGTTGTTCACTGTACGACACGGTTACGTTTTAAGTTGAAGGATGAAAAGAAGGCTAATGATGCCGCAATGAAGGCTACTGATGGGGTTATCTCATTAGTTAAGTCGGGCGGTCAATATCAAGTAGTTATCGGAAATAACGTTGCTGCTGTTTACGACACACTGATTAAAGTTGGTGGCTTTTCAGATGGTGGCACAGTTGCTGATGATTATGTTGATACCAGCAATATGAGTCTTGCCGATAAGTTTATCGACATGATTTCCAGTATCTTCACGCCAATGCTTGGACCGATGTGTGCGGCCGGAATGATTAAAGGCTTCAATGCCATGTTTTTGGCATTTGGCTGGGTAGCACAAACTTCAGGTACATACATTGTTTTAAATGCAATTGGTGACTGTTTATTCTACTTCTTGCCAGTTATCCTGGGGATTACTGCCGGTAAGAAATTTGGCGTAGGTGAATACATGGGTGCGACAATTGGTGCTGCCCTATGTTACCCAACCATTGTTGCTATGGCTAGCAGCAAGACCGCGCTATATACCTTATTTAAGGGAACGTTCATTCAATCGCCAGTCCACATGACTTTCTTGGGGATTCCGGTAATTTCGATGAACTATACTTCATCAGTTATTCCAATTATTATCGCCGTTTGGTTTGCTTCAAAAGTCCAAAAGGTGGCTAAAAAGGTAATTCCTGATGTAGTTAAAACGTTCTTGGTACCATTTGCGGTATTATTAATTACTATTCCAATTACCTTTATTGTCATTGGACCAGTTGCTACTTGGCTTGGTGATGCCATTGCTACCTTGATGAATGCTGTTTACACATTTAGTCCAATTCTTGCAGGTATCTTGATGGGTGCATTCTGGCAAGTATTTGTTATCTTCGGTGTTCACTGGGGCTTTGTTGCGACAATGATGACCAACATTGCCGCATTAGGTTATGACCCAATTCTTGTTCTTTCATTAGCTGCTTCATTTGCTCAAACCGGGGTAGTTGGTGCAATTATTTTCCAAACTAAGAATGAAAAAACTCGTAGTTTGGCAATTCCTGCCTTTGTTTCAGGAATCTTCGGTGTTACTGAACCAGCTATTTACGGTGTGACTTTACCACGTAAAAAGCCGTTTATTATCAGTTGTATTGCTGCCGCAATCGGTGGTGGTATCATCGGTGGCGTTGGTGCTAAGTGCTTTATCATGGCCGGAATGGGTGTATTCTCAATTCCTGACGCAATCGGTAAAAATGGAGTTGACGGTACAGTTTACGGCCTGATGATGGCGATGGCCATTGCCACAGTTTTAGGTTTTGTTTTACAAATGTTATTTGGTAAAAAGAGCGTTGATGCTCCACTTGATGGTGAACCTGTTCCTGCAGGTGTTGCTACTGCTGAAAACAATGCTAATAGTGAAGTTAAAACAATTGCTGCAGATGTAGAAGCTAAAGATGAAGCTCCTAAAGTTGATGTAACTCCAGAAGATGTTGTTGCACCATTAGCTGGTGAAGTTGTTGATTTAAAAGATATTAAAGACCAAGTATTTTCAAGTGGTGCGATGGGTCAAGGAGTCGCAATTGAACCAAGTGATGGCAAAGTTTGTTCGCCAGTTGATGGGACAGTTGCAATGGTCTTCCCAACGGGACATGCTATTGGACTTAAGTCTGATAATGGTGCCGAAGTGATGATTCATATTGGGATGGATACAGTTGAACTTGATGGTAAAGGTTTTAAGACCTTAGTCAAAAAGAACCAAACTGTTAAAGCTGGCGAGCCATTAATTGAATTTGATATTGATGCAATTAAAAAGGCAGGTTATGTTGTTACCACACCTGTGATCGTAACCAACTCAAAGGATTATAATGAAGTTAAGGTAATTGCAGACGGTCAAGTCAAGATTGCCGATAAACTGTTGGCTTTAAAATAA
- a CDS encoding alpha-glucosidase: MTPWWKKAVIYQIYPKSFQDSNGDGIGDLRGIISRLNYLQKLGIDAIWLSPIYLSPGVDNGYDIADYEKIDPQYGTMAEIEQLIAEAKKRNIRIIMDLVVNHTSDKHPWFIEARKSKTNPYRDFYIWRDPVDNHEPNDLKSDFSGSAWQYDQQTKQYYLHFFAAQQPDLNWQNPKLRQKIYDMMNFWLDKGIGGFRMDVIELIGKEPDKKIRENGPKLHTYIQEMHEHTLAHRDVMTVGETWSADIKGATQYSDPDRHELSMVFQFEDQGIDQQVGKSKWDLRPFNVSELKKILIKWQTELDYNHAWNSLFWENHDIPRVISRWGNDNKYRVQSAKMFAIALHLMHGTPYIFNGEEIGMTNCPIQDISEVEDLESINMYHERLKTGYTKEELIHAINVKGRDNARRPMQWSNEENAGFSSAKPWLATNPNYREINVKQALADPNSIFYTYQKLIKLRHEHEIVINGSFEPITTNDNVLAYYRQLNKKRWLIVANFSDKEIAFSSADTIQEMLVSNYPERQTLQNITLQPYEAFAVSVK; encoded by the coding sequence ATGACACCGTGGTGGAAAAAAGCAGTTATCTATCAAATTTATCCCAAATCTTTCCAAGACAGTAATGGCGACGGCATTGGTGACCTGCGCGGAATCATCTCGCGCCTCAATTACTTACAAAAGTTAGGGATTGATGCCATCTGGCTATCTCCTATTTACCTATCGCCGGGTGTTGACAACGGTTATGATATTGCGGACTACGAAAAAATCGACCCGCAATACGGCACAATGGCTGAGATAGAACAATTAATTGCTGAGGCAAAGAAGCGGAACATTCGAATCATTATGGATCTCGTCGTTAACCATACTTCAGATAAACATCCGTGGTTTATTGAAGCACGAAAAAGCAAGACTAATCCTTACCGCGATTTTTATATTTGGCGTGATCCAGTTGATAATCACGAACCTAATGATTTGAAGTCGGACTTTTCTGGATCAGCTTGGCAGTATGACCAGCAGACTAAGCAATATTATCTTCACTTTTTTGCGGCCCAACAACCCGACTTAAATTGGCAAAATCCTAAGTTGCGCCAAAAAATCTACGACATGATGAATTTTTGGTTAGATAAGGGCATCGGCGGTTTTCGCATGGATGTTATTGAGTTAATTGGGAAAGAACCGGATAAGAAAATCCGTGAAAATGGCCCTAAGCTGCACACTTACATTCAAGAAATGCACGAGCACACGTTAGCTCATCGCGACGTTATGACTGTTGGCGAAACTTGGAGTGCTGACATTAAAGGCGCTACGCAATATTCCGATCCTGACAGGCATGAACTATCAATGGTCTTTCAATTTGAAGATCAAGGGATTGACCAGCAAGTTGGCAAGTCAAAGTGGGACTTGCGTCCTTTTAACGTCAGTGAACTCAAGAAAATCCTCATTAAATGGCAAACTGAACTTGATTATAACCATGCTTGGAACAGTCTTTTTTGGGAAAATCACGATATTCCGCGAGTTATTTCTCGCTGGGGTAATGACAACAAGTACCGCGTGCAATCAGCTAAAATGTTTGCGATTGCCCTACACCTAATGCACGGCACACCATATATTTTTAATGGCGAAGAAATCGGCATGACTAATTGTCCTATCCAAGACATCAGTGAAGTCGAAGACCTAGAGAGCATCAATATGTATCATGAGCGGCTTAAGACAGGTTACACTAAAGAAGAATTAATTCACGCAATTAATGTCAAAGGGCGCGACAATGCCCGCAGACCAATGCAGTGGTCGAATGAGGAGAATGCTGGCTTTTCTAGCGCTAAGCCGTGGCTTGCAACTAACCCTAATTACCGTGAGATTAACGTCAAGCAGGCTTTGGCTGACCCTAATTCAATCTTTTATACTTACCAGAAGTTAATTAAACTGCGACATGAACATGAGATTGTCATTAACGGCAGCTTTGAGCCCATCACTACTAATGACAACGTCTTAGCTTACTACCGCCAACTAAATAAAAAACGCTGGCTGATAGTTGCTAATTTTAGTGACAAAGAAATCGCGTTTTCATCTGCCGATACAATTCAAGAAATGTTAGTTTCTAATTATCCTGAGCGCCAAACTCTTCAAAACATTACGCTGCAGCCCTATGAGGCCTTTGCTGTTAGTGTTAAGTAA
- a CDS encoding 6-phospho-beta-glucosidase — MTTNNFPKGFLWGGATAANQLEGAYQEGGKGLSLPDVLPGGKKRMWLANEPDFDFTIDPNKFYPNHIGIDHYHHFKEDIALFAEMGFKCYRFSIAWSRIFPNGDETEPNEEGLKFYDALIDECLKYKIEPVITISHYELPLNLITKYGAWKNKQLIDFYERFAKTVLTRYHDKVKYWMTFNEINSAAHFPIMGQGLVASNGANDKKNVYQAWHNQFVASSKAVKIGHELDPDLQIGCMILYATTYSYDCDPKNQLASLQENQANNFFCADVQVRGHYPTYTKSLLARNGVKLSDIDYTQEELDLLAKYPVDYIGFSYYMSSVIDVTHDNQESANGNMMGGVKNPFLKSSDWGWQIDPVGLRIALNQLADRYQKPLFIVENGLGAIDKPDENHYVADDYRIDYLREHIEAISGAIDDGVDVMGYTPWGCIDLVSASTGEMSKRYGFIYVDEDDHCEGTLKRYKKKSFDWYKQVIATNGQDLG; from the coding sequence ATGACTACAAATAATTTCCCTAAAGGCTTTTTGTGGGGTGGCGCTACTGCCGCCAACCAATTAGAAGGTGCATATCAAGAAGGCGGCAAGGGTTTGTCACTACCTGATGTTTTACCAGGCGGTAAAAAGCGGATGTGGCTTGCTAACGAACCTGATTTTGATTTTACGATTGACCCTAATAAGTTTTATCCAAACCATATTGGGATTGACCACTACCACCACTTCAAAGAAGATATTGCACTGTTTGCAGAAATGGGCTTTAAGTGCTATCGCTTTTCAATTGCTTGGTCCAGAATTTTTCCTAATGGGGATGAAACTGAACCAAATGAAGAAGGCTTGAAGTTTTACGATGCCTTAATTGACGAATGTTTGAAGTACAAGATTGAGCCCGTAATTACGATTTCACACTATGAACTGCCATTGAATTTAATTACGAAGTACGGTGCTTGGAAGAACAAGCAATTAATTGACTTTTATGAGCGGTTTGCTAAGACTGTCTTGACTCGTTACCACGACAAAGTTAAGTACTGGATGACTTTTAACGAAATTAACAGTGCTGCCCACTTCCCAATAATGGGTCAAGGATTGGTAGCTTCTAATGGTGCTAACGACAAGAAGAACGTTTACCAAGCATGGCATAACCAATTTGTCGCAAGTAGTAAAGCAGTTAAGATTGGCCATGAATTAGACCCTGATTTACAAATTGGCTGCATGATTTTATATGCAACTACTTACAGTTATGACTGTGATCCAAAGAACCAATTGGCTTCATTACAAGAAAACCAAGCTAACAACTTCTTCTGTGCTGATGTGCAAGTACGTGGTCACTACCCAACTTATACTAAGAGCCTGTTAGCTCGTAATGGCGTTAAGTTGAGTGACATTGATTACACGCAAGAAGAATTAGATCTGCTGGCTAAGTATCCTGTTGATTACATTGGCTTTAGCTACTACATGTCATCTGTAATTGATGTTACTCATGATAATCAAGAATCAGCTAATGGTAATATGATGGGCGGAGTTAAGAATCCGTTCTTAAAGAGTAGCGATTGGGGCTGGCAAATTGACCCAGTTGGCTTAAGAATTGCCTTGAATCAGTTGGCTGACCGTTACCAAAAGCCATTATTCATTGTTGAGAATGGTCTTGGTGCAATTGATAAGCCAGATGAAAATCATTATGTTGCTGATGATTATCGCATTGATTATTTGCGCGAACATATTGAAGCAATTTCTGGTGCAATTGATGATGGTGTTGATGTTATGGGCTATACACCATGGGGTTGTATTGACTTAGTCAGTGCTTCAACTGGTGAAATGTCTAAGCGTTATGGCTTTATCTATGTTGATGAAGATGACCATTGTGAAGGTACTCTTAAGCGTTACAAGAAGAAGTCATTTGACTGGTATAAGCAGGTAATTGCGACTAACGGTCAAGATTTGGGATAA